From the Haemophilus parainfluenzae genome, the window AAGTCGATGAAAAAACTTCTAATCGCAAGTTTATTATTCGGTACTACAACGAGTGTATTTGCGGCACCATTTGTAGCAAAAGACATTCGTGTTGACGGTGCTCAAGGAGACTTAGAACAGCAAATTCTAGCAAGCCTTCCTGTTCGTAGTGGTCAGCGTGTAACGGATAAAGATGTAGCCAATATTGTACGTTCATTATTCGTAAGTGGACAGTTTGATGATGTTAAAGCTTTCCAAGATGGCGACGCATTAGTTGTGAGCGTTATTGCGAAACCAATCATTTCTGAAGTGAATATTAAAGGTAACTCAGTTATTCCAACAGAAGCATTAAAACAAAACCTTGATGCAAATGGTTTCAAAAGTGGTGATGTCTTAAATCGTGCGAAATTAGAAGAGTTTGCGAAAACCTTAAGAGAACATTATAAGAGTATAGGTCGTTATAATGCGAAAGTTGATCCGATCGTGACAACTTTACCAAATAACCGCGCAGAAATTACACTTCAAATTGATGAAGATGATACGGCAAAACTTCGTTCTGTTACTTTTAATGGAAATGAAGCGATTTCTAGCAGTAAGTTACAAGAACAAATGGAGCTTCAACCAGATTCTTGGTGGAAACTTTGGGGTAATAAGTTTGATGGTTCGCAGTTTGACAAAGATATTCAAGCTATCCAAGACTACTACCAAAATAATGGTTATGCCAAAGCCAGAGTGACAAAAACAGATGTTCAGTTAAATGAAGAACATACAAAAGCAGATGTGACCATTGATGTAAGTGAAGGTGAAAAATACAATTTAAGTTCTGCGCGTATTGTTGGTAACTTAGGTGGTATGGCTGATGAATTACAACCATTATTAGGTGAACTTCACTTAAACGATACATTCAGTCGTGCGGATGTGCAAAATGTTGAAAGCTTAATTAAAGATAAATTAGGTGAACGTGGTTACGGTAGTGCAACAGTAAATACTGTACCAACTTTTGATGATGCGAATAAAACATTAGCATTAACCTTTGTGGTTGATGCAGGACGTCGTTTATCTGTACGTCAAGTTCGCTTTGAAGGTAATACGGTTTCTGCAGATAGCACATTGCGTCAAGAAATGCGTCAGCAAGAAGGGACTTGGTATAACTCACAATTAGTTGAGTTAGGTAAAGTACGTTTAGATAGAACAGGTTTCTTTGAAAGTGTAGAAAATCGTGTTGAACCAATTCAAGGTTCTAATGATGAAGTCGATGTCGTATATAAAGTAAGAGAACGTAATACCGGTAGTATTAACTTTGGTATCGGTTATGGTACAGAGAGTGGTATTAGCTATCAAGCAAGCGTAAAACAAGACAACTTCTTGGGAACAGGTGCAGCGGTAAGTTTAGCCGGTACACGTAATGACTACGGTACAAGTGTAAACTTAGGTTATACAGAACCATACTTTACCAAAGATGGTGTAAGTTTGGGTGGAAACGTATTCTATGAAACTTACGATAACTCGAAAAGTGATACTTCATCAACCTATAAACGTACAACTTACGGTGGTAATGTTACATTAGGATTCCCAGTTAATGAGAATAACTCATATTATGTGGGATTAGGTTATACTTATAATAAAATCAGTAACTTCGCGTATGAATACAACCGTGATTTATACATGAAGTCAATGAATTTGACTGGAAACTCAATCAAAACTAATGATTTTGATTTCTCATTTGGTTGGAACTACAACAGTCTAAACCGTGGTTATTTCCCAACTAAAGGGGTTAAAGCAAGTTTAGGTGGTCGTGTCACCATTCCAGGATCTGATAATAAATATTATAAATTAAGTGCTGAACTTCAAGGTTTCTACCCATTAGATCGTGATCATCGTTGGGTATTATCTGGAAAAGCAACCGCTTCTTATGCAAATGGCTTAGGTGGTAAACGTGTACCGTTCTATCAACTTTATACGGCTGGTGGTATCGGTTCATTACGAGGCTTTGCTTACGGTGCGGTAGGTCCTAATGCGATTTATCAAGACAAATATGGCCAATGGTATCAAAGCACTGATGTCGTTGGTGGTAACGCGATGGCGACAGCAAGTGTCGAACTTATTGTTCCAACCCCATTTGTTGGAGATAAAAGTCAAAATAGCGTAAGAACCTCACTTTTCGTTGATGCAGCGAGCGTTTGGAATACAAAATGGAAATCAGATAAAGAAGGCTTAAAATCATCTCCGATTTATGCAACATTACCTGATTACAGCAAAGCAGGTCGAGTCCGTGCTTCAACTGGTGTTGCTTTCCAATGGCAATCACCAATCGGACCATTGGTATTCTCTTACGCGAAACCAATCAAAAAATATGAAAATGATGATGTAGAACAATTCCAATTTAGTATTGGTGGTTCTTTCTAATAAATTGAACTTTTACGTTCTATTTAAGTCAAAATCTTCGTTCTGTGTCAGTGAGTTAGCTGACACAGAAATATTTACTAAACTAATTTAAGGAAATTCAAATATGAAAAACGTAGTAAAAGTTACCGCACTTTCTTTAGGTCTTGCACTTGCATCAGGTTTTGCTGCTGCAGATGAAAATATCGCATTCATCAATGCGGGTTACTTATTCCAAAACCACCCGGATCGTCAAGCTGTAGCAGATAAGTTAGATGCAGAATTCAAACCAATGGCGGACAAACTTGCTGCAAGTAAGAAAGAAATTGATGACAAAATCGTAGCATCTCGTAAAAAAGTAGAAGCAAAAGTGGCTGCTTTACAAAAAGATGCACCTCGTTTACGTCAAGCTGAAATTCAAAAGCGCCAAGAAGAAATTACTAAATTTGGTTCAGATGAAGAAGCTGCATTAAATAAATTAATGGAAGAGCAAGATAAAAAAGTAGCAGAGTTCCAAGAGTTAAACGAAAAACGTCAAACTGAAGAGCGTGGTAAATTATTAGAAAGCATTCAAGTTGCGACTAATAACTTAGCAAAAGCAAAAGGTTATACTTATGTTTTAGATGCTAACTCTGTAGTATTTGCGGTAGATGGTAAAGATATTACTGAAGAAGTATTAAAATCTATTCCAGCAACTGAAAAAGCAGCGCCAGCAAAAACTGAAGAGAAAAAATAATAGGTTCTCATAATGCAAAAATCCTATTCTTTACAGGAATTAGCAGCAAAAGTCGGCGGTACCCTTCGCGGTAACGCCGACGTTGTCGTTAATAATATTGCCGCATTGTCAAAAGCAGAACCTAACCAACTTACCTTCATTTCTAATGCAAAATTCCGCCCTTTATTAGCGGAATCTAAAGCAGGTATTCTTGTCGTGTCAGAAGCGGATGTGGAGTTTTGCTCACCTGAAAGTAATTTACTTATCGTTAAAGATCCTTATGTTGCTTACGCAGTATTAGCTCAATATATGGATACCACTCCGAAAGCTGCTCAAAATATCCACCCAAGTGCGGTTATTTCTGAAAAAGCTTCAATTGGTGAAAATGTATCAATTGGTGCAAATGCCGTTATTGAAGAAGGTGTTGTATTAGACGATAACGTGATTATTGGCGCGGGTTGTTTTGTAGGTAAATTCACAAAAATTGGCGCGGGTACACAGCTTTGGGCAAACGTAAGCGTTTATCATGAAGTAGAAATTGGGCAAAATTGCTTAATTCAATCAGGTGCAGTCATTGGTAGTGATGGCTTTGGCTATGCGAATGATCGTGGTCGCTGGGTGAAAATTCCACAGGTAGGTCAAGTGATTATTGGTAATAATGTTGAAATCGGTGCTTGTACTTGTATTGACCGTGGTGCCTTAGACGCGACAGTCATAGAAGATAACGTTATTATTGATAATCTTTGTCAAATTGCCCATAACGTTCATATCGGCACAGGCACAGCGGTGGCTGGTGGTGTGATTATGGCGGGTAGCTTAAAAGTAGGTCGTTATTGCTTAATTGGCGGAGCAAGTGTGATTAATGGTCACATGGAAATCTGCGATAAAGTAACCGTGACAGGCATGGGTATGGTGATGCGCCCAATTACTGAGCCTGGCGTATACTCATCGGGCATTCCACTACAAACCAATAAAGAGTGGCGAAAAACAGCCGCACTTACCTTGGGAATTGATGGTATGAATAAACGATTGAAAGCCCTAGAGAAAAAGCTTGGCTAAGATTTTAAAACGTACCTTAGGGTGCGTTTTATTTTTATACAGAAATATCGTATAATCTCAATGTTTTATTATTATTTATTTTAAAGGTATTAGACGTGTCAGAGAATCAAGTAAGTAAAGTGATTGAAGCAAAAGAAATTATGACCTTATTGCCACATCGTTATCCATTTTTATTAGTGGATCGCGTGTTGGACTACAAAGAAGGTGAGTGGTTAAAAGCAATTAAAAATATCAGTGTAAACGAACCTTGCTTTACAGGCCATTTCCCGAGTGAACCGATTTTACCAGGTGTGTTAATTCTTGAAGCTTTGGCACAAGCAATGGGATTACTTGCATTTAAAACGCATGAATTAAAAGGTGGCGAATTATTCTATTTCGCAGGTATTGATGAAGCGCGCTTCAAACGCCCAGTATTACCTGGAGATCAAATGGAATTGAACGTTCAAGTGATTAAAGAACGTCGTGGTATTACAGCATTCACGGGTGTTGCAACCGTAAACGGTGAAGTAGCTTGTGAAGCCAAATTAATGTGTGCTCGTCGATAATTAAAGAAAATTAAGGGGTAAGTATGATCCACCCAAGTGCAAAAATTCACCCGACCGCGCTTGTTGCTGATGGCGCAGTTATTGGCGAAGATGTTGTTATCGGTCCTTTTTGTATTATTGAAGGGAGCGTTGAGATTAAAGCACGTACTGTTTTAAATTCTCACATTGTCGTGAAAGGCGATACCGTGATTGGTGAAGATAACCAGATTTATCAATTCGCCAGCATTGGTGAAGTGAACCAAGATTTAAAATATAAGGGCGAAGCAACAAAAACTATTATTGGTAATGGAAACCGTATTCGCGAGCATGTGACGATTCATCGCGGCACTATCCAAGGTGGTGGTGTAACACGTATTGGTAATAACAATTTACTCATGGTAAACGTACATGTTGCTCATGATTGCCAAATCAAGAATAACTGTATCTTAGCAAATAACGCAACACTTGCTGGTCATGTTGAATTAGATGATTTTGTGATTGTTGGTGGTATGTCTGCGATTCACCAATTTGTGATCGTTGGAGCACACGTTATGTTAGGTGGTGGTTCAATGGTTAGCCAAGATGTGCCGCCTTATGTGATGGCTCAGGGTAACCATGCTCAACCTTTCGGTGTTAACCTGGAAGGATTAAAACGTCGTGGTTTTGATAAACCAACCATGCACGCGATTCGTAACGTTTATAAAATGATTTACCGCAGTGGTAAAACCCTTGAAGAAGTCTTGCCAGAAATTGAACAAATTGCACAAACTGAATCTGCAATTAGTTTCTTTGTGGAGTTCTTCAAACGTTCTACTCGTGGCATTATTCGTTAATTAACGTTTCTTTTCTCATTAAGAGAAAATGATGAATAACAAAGAGACCGCACTATGATTTGTTCAAAGTGCGGTCGTTTTTTAGGATAAATTTAATGATTAAAGAAAATCCGATTATTGCGATTATTGCCGGCGAGGTCTCTGGCGATATTCTTGGTGCAGGTCTCATTCAAGCACTAAAGCGCCACTATCCGCAAGCTAAATTTGTCGGGATTGGTGGCGAGCGAATGATTGCTCAAGGCTTTGAAAGCTTTTTTGATATGGAAGAGCTCTCTGTCATGGGGCTAGTAGAAGTTCTCAAACATTTGCCGCGATTGCTAAAAATTCGTCGTAGTATCATCGAACAACTCTCTGACATTAAACCTGATATATTTATCGGTATTGATGCACCGGATTTTAATCTTACTGTTGAAATGAAATTAAAAGAAAAAGGGATTAAAACCATTCATTATGTTAGTCCATCTGTATGGGCTTGGCGTCAAAATCGTATTTATAAAATCGCTAAAGCGACCCATCAAGTCTTAGCTTTTCTTCCTTTTGAAAAAGCTTTTTATGATCGTTTTAATGTGCCTTGCCGTTTTATTGGCCATACCATGGCGGATGCGATTCCATTAAAACCAAATAGAACGGAAGCTTGCCAGACCTTAGGTATTGATGAAAAAGGACGTTATCTTGCTATTTTAGTGGGGAGTCGGGGGAGCGAAGTTGGGTTTCTTTCAGAACCATTTCTAAAAACCGCTTTGTTATTAAAAGAAAAATATCCAGACCTGCAGTTTTTAGTCCCTTTAGTGAATGAAAAACGTCGCCAACAATTTGAGGAAATAAAGGCTCAGATTGCTCCTGATCTTGATATGCATTTAATTGATGGTAAAGCTCGCCAAGTGATGATCGCAGCTGAGGCAACTTTACTTGCTTCAGGTACTGCTGCACTTGAAGCGATGTTGTGTAAATCTCCAATGGTGGTGGGCTATCGAATGAAACCTTTCACGTATTTCTTGGCAAAACGATTAGTCAAAACAAAATATATTTCATTGCCTAATTTGTTAGCGGATGAAATGCTTGTGCCAGAAATGATTCAAGAAGATTGCGAACCGCAAAAATTAGCAGAACAACTTGCTCAGTATTTAGGCGATGAGGAAAGTGCGGTCAAATCTCGCAGTGTTTTAATTCAACGTTTTACAGAGTTGCATAAATTAATTCAATGTGATGCGGATAGCCAAGCCGCACAAGCTGTGATTGATTTATTGGAGCAAAAACATGACTGATTTTGTTTATCCTGAAGGTTATCAATTATTTGCAGGAGTGGATGAAGTTGGCCGTGGCCCTTTAGTGGGCGCAGTTGTAACGGCAGCGGTAATTTTAGATCCTAATAATCCGATAGCCGGTTTGGCGGACTCTAAAAAGCTCAGCGAGAAAAAACGTCTTGCACTCGCAGCAGAAATTAAAGAGAAAGCCTTAGCTTGGGCAATGGGACGAGCAGAGCCTGATGAAATTGATGAGTTGAATATTCTGCATGCCTCTATGCTAGCAATGGAACGGGCCGTAAAAGCCTTAAAAATTCAACCGCACTTTGTGTTGGTGGATGGCAATCGCATTCCGCCTAACCTTGGCTTGCCTGCCCAAGCTGTGGTGAAAGGGGATTCACTTGTGGCTGAAATCAGCGCTGCCTCTATTTTGGCAAAAGTCGCACGGGATCAGGAAATGGAAGAATTAGATAAAAAACACCCTGAATATGCTTTTGCTCAACATAAAGGGTATCCGACCAAATTACACTTAGAAAAATTAGCGGAACTGGGGCCTTTACCTGAGTATCGTCGGAGTTTTTCACCTGTGAAGAAAGCGCTAGGCATAGAAGAGTAGTGAGCTTGAAATATTTTAAGATTGAAGGATATAAAATGGACATTTATTGCCTTATCTTTGATGACTATGAAACGTTAGATCTAATGGGGCCTGTTGAGTTTTTAGCAAGAGTCCCTAATGTTAAGCTTCACTATGTATCCCAAGTTGGTGGATTAATTCGTAGTAAGCAAGGATTTTATATTGAAACAGAAAAGCTAGAACATTTATTACCTCATAGTGTGTTATTGGTTGTTGGTGGACAGGGTACTCGTCAGTTAGTAAACGATGAACAATTTATTAATCAGCTTGGTAAATGGATTGATGAGTCAGAGGTTTGTCTCAGTGTT encodes:
- the bamA gene encoding outer membrane protein assembly factor BamA, with protein sequence MKKLLIASLLFGTTTSVFAAPFVAKDIRVDGAQGDLEQQILASLPVRSGQRVTDKDVANIVRSLFVSGQFDDVKAFQDGDALVVSVIAKPIISEVNIKGNSVIPTEALKQNLDANGFKSGDVLNRAKLEEFAKTLREHYKSIGRYNAKVDPIVTTLPNNRAEITLQIDEDDTAKLRSVTFNGNEAISSSKLQEQMELQPDSWWKLWGNKFDGSQFDKDIQAIQDYYQNNGYAKARVTKTDVQLNEEHTKADVTIDVSEGEKYNLSSARIVGNLGGMADELQPLLGELHLNDTFSRADVQNVESLIKDKLGERGYGSATVNTVPTFDDANKTLALTFVVDAGRRLSVRQVRFEGNTVSADSTLRQEMRQQEGTWYNSQLVELGKVRLDRTGFFESVENRVEPIQGSNDEVDVVYKVRERNTGSINFGIGYGTESGISYQASVKQDNFLGTGAAVSLAGTRNDYGTSVNLGYTEPYFTKDGVSLGGNVFYETYDNSKSDTSSTYKRTTYGGNVTLGFPVNENNSYYVGLGYTYNKISNFAYEYNRDLYMKSMNLTGNSIKTNDFDFSFGWNYNSLNRGYFPTKGVKASLGGRVTIPGSDNKYYKLSAELQGFYPLDRDHRWVLSGKATASYANGLGGKRVPFYQLYTAGGIGSLRGFAYGAVGPNAIYQDKYGQWYQSTDVVGGNAMATASVELIVPTPFVGDKSQNSVRTSLFVDAASVWNTKWKSDKEGLKSSPIYATLPDYSKAGRVRASTGVAFQWQSPIGPLVFSYAKPIKKYENDDVEQFQFSIGGSF
- a CDS encoding OmpH family outer membrane protein, coding for MKNVVKVTALSLGLALASGFAAADENIAFINAGYLFQNHPDRQAVADKLDAEFKPMADKLAASKKEIDDKIVASRKKVEAKVAALQKDAPRLRQAEIQKRQEEITKFGSDEEAALNKLMEEQDKKVAEFQELNEKRQTEERGKLLESIQVATNNLAKAKGYTYVLDANSVVFAVDGKDITEEVLKSIPATEKAAPAKTEEKK
- the lpxD gene encoding UDP-3-O-(3-hydroxymyristoyl)glucosamine N-acyltransferase, whose translation is MQKSYSLQELAAKVGGTLRGNADVVVNNIAALSKAEPNQLTFISNAKFRPLLAESKAGILVVSEADVEFCSPESNLLIVKDPYVAYAVLAQYMDTTPKAAQNIHPSAVISEKASIGENVSIGANAVIEEGVVLDDNVIIGAGCFVGKFTKIGAGTQLWANVSVYHEVEIGQNCLIQSGAVIGSDGFGYANDRGRWVKIPQVGQVIIGNNVEIGACTCIDRGALDATVIEDNVIIDNLCQIAHNVHIGTGTAVAGGVIMAGSLKVGRYCLIGGASVINGHMEICDKVTVTGMGMVMRPITEPGVYSSGIPLQTNKEWRKTAALTLGIDGMNKRLKALEKKLG
- the fabZ gene encoding 3-hydroxyacyl-ACP dehydratase FabZ, whose translation is MTLLPHRYPFLLVDRVLDYKEGEWLKAIKNISVNEPCFTGHFPSEPILPGVLILEALAQAMGLLAFKTHELKGGELFYFAGIDEARFKRPVLPGDQMELNVQVIKERRGITAFTGVATVNGEVACEAKLMCARR
- the lpxA gene encoding acyl-ACP--UDP-N-acetylglucosamine O-acyltransferase, with translation MIHPSAKIHPTALVADGAVIGEDVVIGPFCIIEGSVEIKARTVLNSHIVVKGDTVIGEDNQIYQFASIGEVNQDLKYKGEATKTIIGNGNRIREHVTIHRGTIQGGGVTRIGNNNLLMVNVHVAHDCQIKNNCILANNATLAGHVELDDFVIVGGMSAIHQFVIVGAHVMLGGGSMVSQDVPPYVMAQGNHAQPFGVNLEGLKRRGFDKPTMHAIRNVYKMIYRSGKTLEEVLPEIEQIAQTESAISFFVEFFKRSTRGIIR
- the lpxB gene encoding lipid-A-disaccharide synthase, with the protein product MIKENPIIAIIAGEVSGDILGAGLIQALKRHYPQAKFVGIGGERMIAQGFESFFDMEELSVMGLVEVLKHLPRLLKIRRSIIEQLSDIKPDIFIGIDAPDFNLTVEMKLKEKGIKTIHYVSPSVWAWRQNRIYKIAKATHQVLAFLPFEKAFYDRFNVPCRFIGHTMADAIPLKPNRTEACQTLGIDEKGRYLAILVGSRGSEVGFLSEPFLKTALLLKEKYPDLQFLVPLVNEKRRQQFEEIKAQIAPDLDMHLIDGKARQVMIAAEATLLASGTAALEAMLCKSPMVVGYRMKPFTYFLAKRLVKTKYISLPNLLADEMLVPEMIQEDCEPQKLAEQLAQYLGDEESAVKSRSVLIQRFTELHKLIQCDADSQAAQAVIDLLEQKHD
- the rnhB gene encoding ribonuclease HII, with amino-acid sequence MTDFVYPEGYQLFAGVDEVGRGPLVGAVVTAAVILDPNNPIAGLADSKKLSEKKRLALAAEIKEKALAWAMGRAEPDEIDELNILHASMLAMERAVKALKIQPHFVLVDGNRIPPNLGLPAQAVVKGDSLVAEISAASILAKVARDQEMEELDKKHPEYAFAQHKGYPTKLHLEKLAELGPLPEYRRSFSPVKKALGIEE